In one window of Gudongella oleilytica DNA:
- the pheS gene encoding phenylalanine--tRNA ligase subunit alpha, with protein sequence MKDRLEELRDSALKELQNVVDMADLESLRVKFLGKKGEITSILRDMGKLSTEMRPVIGQMANEVRSEIEDKISEAKELLKEKMKEAKLATETIDVTVSTEKLVRGHRHPLIATAEELEDLFISMGFKVVTGPEVETVENNFDALNTPDNHPSRDMSDTFYINDHILLRTQTSPVQIRAMKKYGAPLRMVSAGRTFRFDNVDDTHSPMFHQLEGLVVDENISLANLIHTLDIFVKELFGDDMKTRFRPHYFPFTEPSAEVDVTCIKCRGEGCPSCNFTGWSMELLGCGMVHPKVLETCGIDSEKYTGFAFGMGIDRITMVKYGIDDIRMLFDNDKRFLDQF encoded by the coding sequence ATGAAGGATAGACTTGAGGAATTGAGGGATTCTGCCCTCAAGGAGCTGCAAAACGTAGTGGATATGGCTGACCTGGAGAGCCTGAGGGTCAAATTTCTGGGGAAAAAGGGTGAAATCACCTCGATCCTTAGAGATATGGGCAAGCTGTCAACAGAAATGCGCCCTGTAATCGGTCAGATGGCAAATGAGGTAAGGTCAGAGATCGAAGATAAAATATCTGAGGCTAAGGAGCTTCTTAAGGAGAAGATGAAAGAGGCAAAACTTGCTACAGAGACTATAGATGTAACAGTTTCTACAGAAAAACTGGTAAGAGGCCATAGACATCCGCTGATAGCAACAGCTGAGGAGTTGGAGGACCTTTTTATAAGCATGGGTTTCAAAGTAGTGACCGGCCCAGAAGTGGAGACGGTCGAGAATAACTTTGATGCATTGAACACTCCAGATAATCACCCCTCAAGAGATATGTCCGATACCTTCTATATAAATGACCATATTCTGCTGAGAACACAAACATCTCCTGTTCAAATAAGGGCAATGAAGAAATATGGAGCTCCTCTTAGAATGGTTTCGGCTGGAAGGACCTTTAGATTCGACAATGTTGATGACACACACTCGCCAATGTTCCATCAATTGGAAGGTCTGGTCGTTGACGAGAACATTTCCTTAGCGAATCTAATACACACTCTGGACATCTTCGTCAAAGAGTTATTTGGAGATGATATGAAGACCAGATTCAGACCACATTATTTCCCATTTACTGAACCAAGTGCTGAGGTTGATGTAACGTGTATAAAATGCAGAGGAGAAGGTTGTCCTTCATGCAATTTTACCGGTTGGAGCATGGAGCTTTTAGGCTGTGGAATGGTTCATCCTAAGGTTCTTGAGACCTGCGGTATAGACTCTGAAAAGTACACGGGGTTTGCTTTTGGGATGGGGATAGACAGGATTACCATGGTAAAATATGGCATTGACGACATAAGGATGCTGTTTGACAATGACAAGAGATTTCTTGATCAGTTTTAG
- the rpmI gene encoding 50S ribosomal protein L35, producing MAKMKTHRGSAKRFKRTATGLLKRFKAYKSHKTGKKSAKRVRNLRKGALVSKGDQKRIDSMLP from the coding sequence ATGGCAAAAATGAAAACTCACAGAGGCTCCGCCAAAAGGTTCAAAAGAACAGCAACTGGTCTTTTGAAGAGATTCAAGGCATACAAGAGCCATAAGACAGGCAAGAAATCAGCCAAGAGAGTAAGGAATCTTAGAAAGGGAGCTTTGGTTAGCAAGGGCGATCAAAAGAGAATTGATTCAATGCTACCATAG
- a CDS encoding potassium channel family protein, translating to MKSFAIIGCGRFGSAVARTLHELGNEVLAIDGDPDVVEMISPSVTHAIQADVMDEAVMKELGLKNFDVVIVSIGTDLQASIMATLIVKELGVKHVVTKAQSELHGKVLRKIGADKVIYPERDMGVRVAHNLTSKSIIDYIELSPDYSILEIRSLERWWGKTLSDLRLRNKYGVNVMAIKRGDQVNVSPGPNDKIETGDILVVLGSTDEIAKLEQKAGD from the coding sequence ATGAAATCTTTTGCAATAATAGGATGTGGAAGGTTTGGTTCAGCTGTTGCCAGAACTCTCCATGAATTGGGGAATGAGGTTTTAGCCATCGACGGCGACCCGGACGTAGTTGAGATGATTTCTCCCAGTGTGACCCATGCAATTCAAGCAGACGTAATGGATGAGGCAGTCATGAAGGAGCTTGGACTGAAGAACTTTGATGTAGTCATAGTCAGCATAGGTACCGACTTGCAGGCATCGATAATGGCGACATTGATAGTCAAAGAGCTAGGGGTAAAGCATGTAGTAACAAAAGCTCAATCAGAGCTCCACGGAAAGGTTTTGAGAAAAATAGGAGCAGACAAGGTGATCTATCCGGAGAGGGATATGGGAGTAAGAGTTGCTCATAACCTTACATCAAAGAGCATAATTGATTACATTGAACTTTCTCCTGACTACAGCATACTTGAAATAAGATCCCTGGAGAGATGGTGGGGAAAAACACTTTCAGATTTGCGCTTAAGGAATAAATACGGTGTAAATGTTATGGCAATAAAAAGAGGAGATCAGGTAAACGTCTCACCTGGTCCAAATGATAAGATTGAAACAGGAGATATCCTCGTGGTTTTGGGAAGTACTGATGAAATTGCTAAGCTGGAACAAAAGGCTGGTGATTAA
- the pepV gene encoding dipeptidase PepV yields MEFRRYIDAMKADLIKSTQESIRIKSVEESELPGMPFGKGNQEALNHFLELGESMGFRSLNLDGYAGHLEMGDGEETLGILAHLDVVPEGDGWTYPPYGGEIHNGKIYGRGTTDDKGPAMAALYAMKAIKDSGISLKRKVRLILGLNEESGWRCMEHYFSKVEHPDMAFTPDAEFPVIHGEKGIIIFNLKYKLHQSEDCEVFIKELNGGIAPNMVPDSAKAVLSVKDKVLFKAAFDKFTDEKNLPVTLTSLGDDLVIDARGISAHGSTPEKGENAITHLMSFLGAVYNGGCSMCSFIRLYNERLANNHHGEKIGCGLEDDVSGKLNFNVGMIALKDNEIIITINVRYPIKSAAKEVYDGIRENLKDTPILLVEGKSDSKPLYVPVDNFLVETLMKVYQEHTGDKESKPITIGGGTYARATKNAVAFGPMFPGQPDVAHQKDEYISIEHLVDLADIYSKAIYQLASQ; encoded by the coding sequence ATGGAATTCAGACGATATATCGATGCCATGAAAGCTGATTTAATAAAATCCACCCAGGAAAGCATAAGGATCAAATCAGTTGAAGAGTCCGAACTGCCAGGCATGCCCTTTGGAAAAGGAAACCAAGAAGCACTAAATCATTTTCTGGAGTTGGGCGAGAGCATGGGCTTCAGATCCTTAAATCTGGATGGCTACGCCGGACACCTTGAAATGGGTGATGGTGAGGAAACTTTGGGAATACTTGCCCACCTCGATGTGGTCCCTGAAGGAGATGGATGGACATATCCACCCTATGGAGGAGAAATACACAACGGTAAGATTTATGGAAGAGGAACTACTGACGATAAAGGGCCAGCTATGGCGGCCCTTTATGCAATGAAAGCAATCAAAGACAGTGGAATCAGCCTGAAGAGGAAGGTCAGACTCATTCTTGGGTTGAATGAGGAATCAGGCTGGAGATGTATGGAGCATTACTTTTCAAAGGTAGAGCATCCTGATATGGCATTTACTCCGGATGCTGAATTTCCAGTCATCCATGGAGAGAAGGGTATAATTATTTTCAACCTTAAGTACAAGCTGCATCAGTCAGAGGACTGTGAGGTTTTTATTAAGGAGCTTAATGGAGGAATTGCACCAAATATGGTCCCAGACAGTGCTAAAGCTGTGCTGAGTGTGAAAGACAAAGTTTTATTCAAAGCAGCCTTCGATAAATTTACTGATGAAAAAAATTTACCTGTTACTCTTACCAGCTTGGGAGATGACCTGGTAATAGATGCCAGAGGCATCTCTGCACATGGGAGCACCCCTGAAAAAGGAGAAAATGCAATAACACATCTAATGAGTTTTCTTGGAGCAGTATACAATGGCGGATGTTCGATGTGCAGCTTTATTCGTTTATACAACGAAAGGCTTGCCAATAATCATCATGGTGAGAAGATTGGGTGCGGTCTGGAGGATGACGTATCCGGGAAGCTAAATTTTAATGTAGGAATGATAGCGTTAAAGGATAACGAGATTATTATTACAATAAACGTCAGGTATCCCATAAAGTCGGCTGCTAAGGAGGTATATGATGGGATCCGGGAAAACCTTAAGGATACACCTATCCTGTTGGTAGAGGGAAAATCTGATTCCAAGCCACTATATGTTCCGGTGGATAACTTCCTTGTGGAAACGTTGATGAAGGTTTATCAGGAACATACAGGAGATAAGGAATCAAAACCAATAACCATAGGCGGTGGAACCTACGCAAGAGCTACCAAAAATGCTGTTGCATTTGGACCCATGTTCCCAGGTCAGCCAGATGTTGCACATCAGAAGGATGAATATATATCCATAGAGCACCTTGTTGATCTTGCAGATATATACTCAAAAGCTATTTACCAATTGGCTTCGCAATAA
- the infC gene encoding translation initiation factor IF-3 yields the protein MHGRCRIIKELQINEEIREKEVRLIDVDGSQLGVVPLKRAFELAAERRLDLVNVAPTAKPPVCKIMDYGKYKYEMSKKEKEARKNQKIINIKEIRLTPNIESHDLNVKANRAIEFLQDGDKVKVSVRFRGREMGHTEMGKEVLDEFAKLIGDAGKIEKEAKLEGRNMTMFLMPKPE from the coding sequence ATACACGGGAGGTGTAGGATTATTAAAGAACTTCAAATCAATGAAGAGATAAGAGAAAAAGAGGTTAGACTTATTGACGTGGATGGTAGTCAATTGGGCGTGGTTCCTTTAAAAAGGGCATTTGAGCTGGCTGCAGAGAGAAGGTTGGACCTTGTGAATGTAGCTCCGACGGCAAAGCCGCCTGTATGTAAGATCATGGATTACGGTAAATACAAGTATGAAATGTCTAAGAAGGAAAAGGAAGCCAGAAAGAACCAGAAGATCATAAACATCAAGGAAATAAGATTGACCCCCAATATTGAATCTCATGACTTGAATGTTAAGGCAAACAGAGCCATTGAGTTTCTTCAGGACGGAGATAAAGTTAAAGTCTCTGTAAGGTTTAGAGGAAGAGAAATGGGCCATACTGAAATGGGCAAGGAAGTTTTGGACGAATTTGCAAAGCTGATAGGCGATGCAGGAAAAATTGAGAAAGAAGCAAAATTGGAAGGCAGAAACATGACTATGTTTTTGATGCCGAAACCAGAATAA
- a CDS encoding TrmH family RNA methyltransferase, with translation MIEITSINNPVVKEINALKTRKGRWTKGLYLVEGYKMITEAIRESGLIVKLIINSDFIDAPETASLISGMEAKTDAIITNSKLFSRLSAMDSPQGVMALIKMKIKTIKEFPGKGRFLFLDGLQDPGNCGTIIRSADAFGFNGLVIGPGSVDPFNPKAVQASMGSILRSSLYFTHDGASDLEKLKAKGYKVASTSMEGSVVLKEYEFTDRDIVIIGNEGCGISKEIFDICDQRITIPMPGKAESLNAGVAASLIMYEASLNSRLSVEF, from the coding sequence ATGATTGAAATAACATCAATCAACAATCCTGTGGTCAAGGAGATCAATGCTCTTAAAACCAGAAAAGGAAGATGGACAAAAGGTCTTTACCTGGTGGAAGGCTATAAAATGATTACGGAAGCAATCAGAGAGAGCGGGCTTATCGTTAAACTAATCATAAATTCGGATTTTATTGATGCACCTGAGACAGCATCGTTGATATCTGGTATGGAAGCTAAAACTGATGCCATAATCACAAACAGCAAATTGTTCTCGAGACTTTCTGCCATGGACTCACCTCAAGGTGTAATGGCATTAATCAAAATGAAAATCAAAACAATAAAAGAGTTTCCCGGTAAAGGGAGATTCTTGTTTTTGGATGGACTTCAGGATCCAGGTAATTGCGGAACAATAATCAGATCTGCTGATGCTTTTGGCTTTAATGGGTTAGTCATAGGGCCAGGCTCAGTTGATCCATTTAATCCCAAAGCTGTGCAGGCATCGATGGGTTCTATATTAAGATCATCACTATACTTTACTCACGATGGAGCCTCTGATCTGGAGAAACTTAAAGCAAAGGGTTACAAGGTAGCTTCCACTTCAATGGAAGGCAGCGTTGTGCTGAAAGAATACGAATTTACAGATAGGGATATTGTGATTATTGGCAATGAAGGATGCGGTATATCTAAAGAGATATTTGATATTTGCGACCAAAGGATAACTATACCAATGCCAGGAAAAGCTGAATCTCTGAATGCTGGCGTAGCCGCTTCTCTCATAATGTATGAAGCCTCTCTTAATTCCAGATTGTCGGTTGAGTTTTAG
- the thrS gene encoding threonine--tRNA ligase translates to MIRLTLPDGTVREYERGIKVYDVTADISEGLARVAVGAVVNEKIMGMQESINEDSSFRVVKFEDPEGKKIFWHTSAHIMAYAVQKLFPGVKFAIGPAIDNGFYYDFDTEHRFTPEDLELIENEMHNIAKEGYLLERFEMSRDEALKFFKDSGEVYKVDLIENLPPEEIISFYKLGEFTDLCAGPHLYDTKRVKAIKLMSIAGAYWRGDEKNKMLQRIYGTTYEKKKDLEEYLNRLEEAKKRDHRKLGRELDLFSMQDEGPGFPFFHPKGMIIRNILETFWRDEHTKRGYGEIKTPLILSEHLWHQSGHWDHYKENMYFTSIDEGAFAIKPMNCPGSILVYKSKMYSYRDFPLRWGELGLVHRHELSGALHGLMRVRSFTQDDAHLYLLPSQVKEELKKTIDLADYIYGIFGFKYRIELSTRPENSMGSEEQWELATTSLQEALDEKGIEYKINPGDGAFYGPKIDFHLEDAIGRTWQCGTIQLDFQMPERFDLTYVDKDNEKKRPVMVHRTILGSMERFMGILIEHFAGKFPAWLAPVQATVLPISEKFNDYAHEIRRTMEDKGFRVETDDRAEKIGFKIREAQMMKIPYMLVVGEKEIEEGLVSVRKRDEGDLGQMSMEAFIDKLSEEVSKKII, encoded by the coding sequence ATGATACGTTTGACTTTGCCTGACGGAACAGTCAGGGAATATGAGAGAGGCATCAAGGTATATGACGTAACTGCTGATATATCTGAAGGCTTGGCAAGAGTTGCCGTAGGAGCTGTTGTTAATGAAAAGATAATGGGGATGCAGGAAAGCATCAATGAAGATTCAAGCTTCAGAGTGGTGAAGTTCGAGGATCCTGAGGGTAAGAAGATTTTTTGGCATACATCAGCTCATATCATGGCATATGCGGTACAAAAGCTATTCCCAGGCGTCAAATTTGCCATAGGGCCAGCAATAGACAATGGCTTCTATTACGATTTTGACACTGAACACAGATTCACCCCGGAAGACCTGGAGCTTATTGAGAATGAAATGCATAATATCGCCAAGGAAGGCTATTTGCTTGAAAGATTTGAAATGTCAAGAGATGAGGCCTTGAAATTTTTTAAGGATAGTGGAGAGGTATATAAGGTTGATCTTATCGAAAACCTACCGCCAGAAGAGATTATTTCTTTCTATAAGCTTGGTGAATTCACAGATCTTTGCGCTGGACCTCACCTATACGATACTAAGAGAGTAAAGGCTATCAAGCTTATGAGTATCGCTGGTGCGTACTGGAGAGGCGACGAGAAGAACAAGATGCTCCAAAGGATATACGGTACTACCTATGAAAAGAAGAAGGACCTTGAGGAATATCTGAACAGGCTGGAAGAAGCCAAAAAAAGAGACCACAGAAAGCTGGGCAGAGAGCTTGATCTTTTTAGTATGCAGGATGAGGGGCCTGGTTTCCCATTTTTCCATCCAAAGGGAATGATAATCCGGAATATCCTTGAAACCTTCTGGAGAGATGAGCATACAAAGAGAGGCTATGGAGAAATAAAAACTCCACTTATACTATCTGAGCATTTATGGCATCAATCCGGTCACTGGGATCATTATAAGGAGAATATGTACTTTACGTCCATCGATGAAGGTGCCTTTGCAATCAAGCCAATGAATTGTCCAGGCTCAATACTTGTTTACAAATCAAAGATGTACAGCTACAGGGATTTCCCTCTCAGGTGGGGCGAGCTGGGCCTGGTTCACAGACATGAGCTTTCAGGAGCGCTTCATGGACTGATGCGAGTTAGAAGCTTTACGCAGGATGATGCTCACTTATATTTGCTGCCTTCTCAGGTCAAGGAGGAGCTTAAAAAAACTATTGACCTTGCTGATTATATATATGGCATATTTGGATTCAAGTACAGGATCGAATTGTCAACAAGACCTGAGAATTCAATGGGTTCTGAGGAGCAGTGGGAGCTTGCGACAACAAGTCTTCAGGAAGCACTGGATGAAAAGGGCATAGAGTATAAGATAAATCCTGGTGACGGTGCTTTCTATGGACCTAAAATAGACTTCCACTTAGAGGACGCTATAGGGAGGACTTGGCAGTGCGGTACAATACAGCTTGATTTTCAAATGCCTGAAAGATTTGACCTGACCTATGTGGACAAGGACAATGAAAAGAAAAGACCGGTAATGGTACACAGAACTATACTTGGCAGCATGGAGAGATTCATGGGAATATTGATTGAACACTTTGCTGGGAAATTCCCTGCTTGGCTGGCTCCAGTACAGGCTACAGTTCTTCCTATATCCGAAAAATTCAATGATTATGCACATGAGATCAGAAGAACAATGGAGGATAAGGGCTTTAGAGTGGAAACTGACGACAGAGCTGAGAAAATAGGATTTAAAATTAGAGAAGCACAGATGATGAAGATTCCCTATATGTTGGTAGTCGGCGAAAAGGAAATTGAAGAAGGCTTAGTATCCGTAAGAAAGCGAGACGAGGGAGATCTTGGCCAAATGAGCATGGAGGCATTCATCGACAAGCTTTCTGAAGAGGTAAGCAAGAAAATAATCTAA
- the hisS gene encoding histidine--tRNA ligase, which yields MSKNIVKPSILPGFMELTPQSQMLFNNMMDTVRKNYEKFGFLPIDTPVIEKTEVLLAKGGGETEKQIYQVVKGSTEMSLRFDLTVPLARYVAQHYSELAFPFRRYHIAKVYRGERNQRGRFREFYQADIDIIGNGSLDIINDAEIPSVIYSTFKDLGFDNFTIRMNNRKILTGFFSSLGVEDPHIVMRAVDKLEKIGLEKVTEELLANGIDKDSIESIIGFIGIKGSPAEIIDSLNSLNIEHEVFLEGVKEIGTVVGYLKLFGVPEKNYALDLTIARGLDYYTGTVYETILNDYPDIGSVCSGGRYDDLASHYTNQKLPGVGISIGLTRLFYQLEEAGIISSENYHLSKVLVIPMEGYSAEGIQLAAKLRAEDVYAQIYLEDAKLGKKFNYADKLGIPYVAVIGEEEKSSGMYTLRNMKTGEQTRLSIEGVIQKLREIH from the coding sequence ATGAGCAAGAATATTGTAAAGCCTTCCATATTACCTGGATTCATGGAACTGACACCACAAAGTCAAATGCTGTTCAACAACATGATGGATACTGTAAGGAAGAATTATGAAAAGTTTGGATTTTTACCCATAGATACACCTGTAATTGAGAAAACTGAGGTATTGCTGGCTAAGGGTGGCGGTGAGACCGAAAAACAGATTTATCAGGTGGTTAAGGGGAGCACGGAAATGTCCTTGAGATTTGATCTTACAGTCCCATTGGCGAGATATGTCGCTCAGCATTATTCAGAACTTGCTTTTCCCTTCAGAAGGTATCACATAGCAAAGGTATACAGAGGAGAAAGAAACCAAAGGGGAAGGTTCAGGGAATTTTATCAGGCAGATATTGATATAATTGGTAATGGTTCCCTGGATATAATCAATGATGCCGAGATACCGAGTGTTATTTATTCAACGTTTAAGGACCTTGGATTCGACAATTTCACTATAAGAATGAATAACAGGAAAATACTGACCGGATTCTTCTCCTCACTGGGAGTTGAAGATCCTCACATAGTTATGAGAGCTGTTGACAAGCTGGAGAAAATTGGCCTGGAAAAGGTCACCGAAGAGCTGCTTGCCAATGGCATCGATAAGGACAGTATCGAATCTATAATTGGTTTCATCGGGATCAAGGGTTCACCGGCTGAAATAATTGATAGCCTGAACTCTCTGAATATTGAGCACGAAGTGTTTCTGGAAGGAGTAAAAGAGATAGGGACAGTCGTAGGTTATCTAAAGTTATTCGGTGTACCGGAAAAAAACTATGCCTTGGATCTTACCATTGCTCGAGGCTTGGATTATTACACAGGTACAGTATATGAAACTATCCTGAACGATTACCCTGATATAGGAAGCGTATGCTCCGGAGGAAGATACGATGACCTTGCATCTCATTATACAAACCAGAAGCTACCAGGAGTAGGGATTTCGATCGGACTGACAAGGTTATTCTATCAACTGGAGGAGGCAGGGATTATTTCCTCTGAGAACTACCATCTTTCAAAGGTCCTTGTAATACCTATGGAAGGATATTCGGCTGAAGGTATCCAGCTTGCTGCAAAGCTTCGAGCCGAGGATGTATATGCGCAGATTTATCTTGAGGATGCAAAGCTTGGGAAGAAGTTCAATTACGCTGATAAGCTGGGAATACCGTATGTGGCAGTGATCGGAGAGGAAGAAAAATCAAGCGGTATGTATACTCTTAGAAATATGAAGACCGGTGAGCAGACCAGACTTTCCATCGAAGGCGTCATACAAAAGCTGCGGGAAATCCATTAA
- the rplT gene encoding 50S ribosomal protein L20, which produces MARVKRAINAKKKHKKILKQAKGYFGAKSKLFRPANQAVMKSLNYAYIGRKQRKRDFRKLWIARINAAARLNGMSYSRFINGLKKANIEVNRKMLSEMAIHDSEGFAKLVEIAKGN; this is translated from the coding sequence ATGGCAAGAGTAAAGAGAGCGATCAATGCAAAAAAGAAGCATAAAAAAATACTAAAGCAAGCCAAGGGCTACTTCGGAGCGAAGAGCAAGCTGTTTAGACCTGCAAATCAGGCAGTTATGAAATCACTGAACTATGCTTACATCGGTAGAAAGCAAAGAAAAAGAGACTTCAGAAAGCTTTGGATCGCAAGAATAAATGCGGCTGCAAGACTTAATGGAATGAGCTACAGCAGATTCATCAATGGTCTTAAGAAGGCTAACATAGAAGTAAACAGGAAAATGCTTTCAGAGATGGCTATCCATGACTCAGAGGGCTTCGCAAAGCTCGTAGAAATTGCAAAGGGTAATTAA
- a CDS encoding DUF6873 family GME fold protein, translating to MKNPYVPESRASLAIISRDAPEAVKSGLREHIENIIETIPLVGVYKAISNHPDIAMLPVGYKKLVVAPSVYEYYRDKLEPFDFVVIKGAGEPGYKYPANIKYNAAILGNRVICSQDHLDEIAEAELRSGDLQILNVRQGYSKCSLAIIGEAQGITSDVGLAASLREIGYDILLIEHGHIRLPGLNYGFIGGSMGLLSERELLIAGSLTHHPSWGIINEFLGKYNIRHIQLSQEQVIDIGTILTF from the coding sequence ATGAAAAATCCCTATGTACCTGAGTCAAGAGCAAGCCTGGCAATCATAAGCAGAGATGCGCCTGAAGCAGTTAAATCAGGTTTAAGAGAGCATATTGAGAATATCATTGAAACGATACCACTTGTTGGTGTATATAAAGCGATATCCAATCACCCGGACATTGCTATGCTCCCTGTTGGCTATAAAAAGCTTGTTGTTGCACCCTCTGTATATGAATACTACAGGGATAAGCTTGAACCTTTCGATTTTGTGGTTATAAAGGGAGCTGGCGAACCAGGGTACAAGTATCCTGCCAATATAAAGTATAATGCGGCGATTCTCGGGAATAGAGTCATATGCAGCCAGGATCACCTCGATGAAATTGCTGAGGCAGAGTTAAGATCTGGAGACCTGCAGATATTGAACGTAAGGCAAGGGTACAGCAAGTGCTCTCTGGCAATTATCGGTGAGGCACAGGGTATTACTTCTGACGTAGGCTTAGCAGCAAGCCTCAGGGAAATCGGATATGATATACTTTTGATCGAGCATGGCCACATCAGACTCCCGGGACTAAACTACGGGTTCATAGGTGGATCAATGGGGTTGTTGTCAGAAAGAGAGCTTTTGATTGCGGGAAGCCTTACCCATCACCCGTCGTGGGGTATTATAAATGAGTTTTTAGGCAAATACAATATCAGGCATATTCAATTAAGCCAGGAGCAAGTCATTGATATCGGAACGATTCTTACATTTTGA
- a CDS encoding TrkH family potassium uptake protein, translated as MSFIRSKLNGLEMNPPRILALGFMTTILLGALLLNLPRASVSGESIGFIDALFTSASAVCVTGLVVVNTADHWTVFGQAVILMLIQIGGLGIMTMATIFALVSGKKISLKERLVIKEQLNQESLSGLVKLVKYVIAMTLFIEFVGAVVLSYVFIPEFGLKQGIWNSLFHSVSAFCNAGFDITGNSFMDYNDSTIAIVAICFLVVLGGLGFSVIIDFLRHRSWKRLSLHTRLVIIISFLLLAIGTLLILVLEWNNPGTLKDMTLGDKVRAALFAAVVPRTAGFNSIDVGAMMQATAFFTIILMFIGGSPGSTAGGIKTATFGVVIMATIAIIKGERDIEIYKKRIPQETVFKSLAIVTVGMGMIIGVSFLLTLTESWGFLDTMFEATSAFATVGLSRGLTPNLSNAGKLIIIGTMYAGRVGPLTMAFAFGYNRKHKRYRYSEGHITVG; from the coding sequence ATGTCTTTTATTAGAAGCAAATTGAACGGTCTGGAAATGAATCCGCCAAGAATTCTGGCATTGGGATTTATGACTACAATTTTATTAGGTGCTTTATTGTTGAATCTCCCTAGAGCCTCAGTATCAGGAGAAAGCATTGGGTTTATAGATGCCCTGTTTACATCAGCCTCTGCAGTTTGCGTCACTGGACTGGTGGTAGTCAACACTGCTGATCATTGGACTGTTTTTGGACAGGCTGTGATCCTTATGCTTATCCAGATAGGTGGTCTGGGTATCATGACCATGGCCACGATTTTCGCATTGGTATCGGGGAAAAAAATATCACTAAAGGAAAGATTGGTTATAAAAGAGCAGCTCAACCAGGAATCCCTATCTGGTCTCGTAAAGCTTGTAAAGTACGTAATAGCAATGACTTTGTTCATTGAATTTGTGGGAGCTGTTGTATTATCCTATGTTTTTATACCTGAGTTTGGATTGAAGCAGGGAATATGGAATTCATTATTTCATTCTGTGTCAGCTTTTTGCAATGCTGGCTTTGATATCACCGGGAATAGCTTCATGGATTATAATGATTCCACCATTGCAATTGTTGCGATATGCTTCCTTGTAGTGCTTGGAGGGTTAGGATTTTCGGTAATAATCGACTTCTTGAGGCACAGATCATGGAAGAGACTTTCTCTGCATACAAGATTGGTAATCATTATATCATTTTTATTATTAGCGATTGGTACACTGCTTATTCTCGTTTTGGAATGGAATAATCCAGGTACGTTGAAGGATATGACCCTGGGAGACAAGGTTCGAGCAGCATTGTTTGCCGCTGTGGTACCGAGAACTGCAGGCTTTAATTCCATCGATGTTGGAGCAATGATGCAGGCAACTGCATTTTTTACCATAATTCTAATGTTTATCGGCGGCTCTCCGGGTTCAACTGCAGGGGGAATTAAAACCGCAACCTTTGGCGTGGTAATAATGGCGACGATTGCAATTATCAAGGGTGAAAGAGACATTGAGATCTACAAGAAGAGGATACCTCAGGAGACGGTATTTAAGTCCCTTGCGATAGTAACAGTCGGTATGGGAATGATTATAGGAGTTTCTTTTTTACTTACTCTGACTGAAAGCTGGGGATTCTTAGATACGATGTTTGAGGCAACATCTGCATTCGCAACAGTAGGATTATCAAGAGGGCTTACCCCAAATCTAAGCAATGCAGGGAAACTTATCATAATTGGAACTATGTATGCAGGAAGAGTCGGACCTTTGACCATGGCATTTGCATTCGGTTATAATAGGAAGCATAAGAGATACAGATATTCAGAGGGACACATAACTGTAGGTTAA